The Plutella xylostella chromosome 9, ilPluXylo3.1, whole genome shotgun sequence genome has a segment encoding these proteins:
- the LOC105389225 gene encoding guanine nucleotide-binding protein G(q) subunit alpha isoform X3 gives MECCMSEEAKEQKRINQEIERQIRKDKRDARRELKLLLLGTGESGKSTFIKQMRIIHGSGYSEDDKRGFIKLVYQNIFMAMQSMIRAMDLLNIAYGNPSNNEKAELISSIDFESVTTFESPYVEAIKGLWADSGIQECYDRRREYQLTDSAKYYLSDLARIEAADYLPTEQDILRARQPTTGIIEYPFDLDGIIFRMVDVGGQRSERRKWIHCFENVTSIIFLVALSEYDQILFESENENRMEESKALFKTIITYPWFQHSSVILFLNKKDLLEEKIMYSHLVDYFPEYDGPQRDANTAREFILRMFVDLNPDAEKIIYSHFTCATDTENIRFVFAAVKDTILQSNLKEYNLV, from the exons ATGGAGTGTTGCATGTCAGAAGAGGCCAAGGAACAGAAAAGAATCAACCAGGAAATAGAGCGGCAAATCCGCAAGGACAAGCGGGATGCACGGAGAGAACTCAAGCTTCTTCTACTCG GCACGGGAGAGTCGGGCAAGTCGACGTTCATCAAGCAGATGAGAATCATCCACGGCTCCGGCTACAGCGAAGATGACAAGCGGGGTTTCATCAAGCTCGTCTACCAGAACATCTTTATGGCCATGCAGAGTATGATACGCGCTATGGATCTACTCAATATAGCGTATGGGAATCCGTCCAATAAT GAAAAGGCGGAGCTGATATCATCGATCGACTTCGAGAGCGTGACGACGTTCGAGAGTCCGTACGTGGAGGCCATCAAGGGGCTGTGGGCGGATTCCGGCATCCAGGAGTGCTACGACCGCCGGCGGGAGTACCAGCTCACCGACTCGGCTAAATA TTACTTAAGCGATCTGGCGCGTATTGAAGCGGCGGACTACCTGCCTACCGAGCAGGATATCCTGCGAGCTCGACAGCCGACTACGGGCATCATCGAGTACCCGTTCGATCTGGACGGCATCATTTTCAG gATGGTGGACGTCGGAGGGCAGAGGTCCGAAAGAAGGAAGTGGATCCACTGTTTCGAAAATGTCACATCCATCATATTCTTAGTAGCGCTTAGTGAATATGATCAAATTTTATTCGAGTCAGAAAATGAG AACCGGATGGAAGAGTCGAAGGCACTGTTCAAGACGATCATCACATACCCCTGGTTCCAGCATTCTTCTGTTATTTTGTTCCTAAACAAGAAGGATCTTTTGGAAGAAAAGATCATGTATTCACATCTGGTCGACTATTTTCCGGAGTATGATG GTCCGCAGCGCGACGCGAACACAGCGCGTGAGTTCATACTGCGGATGTTCGTCGACCTCAACCCCGACGCCGAGAAGATCATCTACTCGCATTTCACTTGCGCGACAG ACACGGAGAACATTCGGTTCGTGTTTGCGGCAGTCAAAGACACGATCCTACAATCCAACCTCAAAGAGTACAACCTCGTCTAA
- the LOC105389225 gene encoding guanine nucleotide-binding protein G(q) subunit alpha isoform X1 — protein sequence MECCMSEEAKEQKRINQEIERQIRKDKRDARRELKLLLLGTGESGKSTFIKQMRIIHGSGYSEDDKRGFIKLVYQNIFMAMQSMIRAMDLLNIAYGNPSNNEKAELISSIDFESVTTFESPYVEAIKGLWADSGIQECYDRRREYQLTDSAKYYLQEIDRVAAPNYLPTEQDILRVRVPTTGIIEYPFDLEEIRFRMVDVGGQRSERRKWIHCFENVTSIIFLVALSEYDQILFESENENRMEESKALFKTIITYPWFQHSSVILFLNKKDLLEEKIMYSHLVDYFPEYDGPQRDANTAREFILRMFVDLNPDAEKIIYSHFTCATDTENIRFVFAAVKDTILQSNLKEYNLV from the exons ATGGAGTGTTGCATGTCAGAAGAGGCCAAGGAACAGAAAAGAATCAACCAGGAAATAGAGCGGCAAATCCGCAAGGACAAGCGGGATGCACGGAGAGAACTCAAGCTTCTTCTACTCG GCACGGGAGAGTCGGGCAAGTCGACGTTCATCAAGCAGATGAGAATCATCCACGGCTCCGGCTACAGCGAAGATGACAAGCGGGGTTTCATCAAGCTCGTCTACCAGAACATCTTTATGGCCATGCAGAGTATGATACGCGCTATGGATCTACTCAATATAGCGTATGGGAATCCGTCCAATAAT GAAAAGGCGGAGCTGATATCATCGATCGACTTCGAGAGCGTGACGACGTTCGAGAGTCCGTACGTGGAGGCCATCAAGGGGCTGTGGGCGGATTCCGGCATCCAGGAGTGCTACGACCGCCGGCGGGAGTACCAGCTCACCGACTCGGCTAAATA TTACTTGCAGGAAATAGACCGCGTGGCCGCGCCGAACTATCTGCCGACCGAACAGGACATTCTCCGTGTGAGAGTGCCCACCACCGGCATCATAGAATACCCCTTCGATCTGGAGGAAATCCGATTTAG gATGGTGGACGTCGGAGGGCAGAGGTCCGAAAGAAGGAAGTGGATCCACTGTTTCGAAAATGTCACATCCATCATATTCTTAGTAGCGCTTAGTGAATATGATCAAATTTTATTCGAGTCAGAAAATGAG AACCGGATGGAAGAGTCGAAGGCACTGTTCAAGACGATCATCACATACCCCTGGTTCCAGCATTCTTCTGTTATTTTGTTCCTAAACAAGAAGGATCTTTTGGAAGAAAAGATCATGTATTCACATCTGGTCGACTATTTTCCGGAGTATGATG GTCCGCAGCGCGACGCGAACACAGCGCGTGAGTTCATACTGCGGATGTTCGTCGACCTCAACCCCGACGCCGAGAAGATCATCTACTCGCATTTCACTTGCGCGACAG ACACGGAGAACATTCGGTTCGTGTTTGCGGCAGTCAAAGACACGATCCTACAATCCAACCTCAAAGAGTACAACCTCGTCTAA
- the LOC105389225 gene encoding G protein alpha q subunit isoform X4 — MECCMSEEAKEQKRINQEIERQIRKDKRDARRELKLLLLGTGESGKSTFIKQMRIIHGSGYSEDDKRGFIKLVYQNIFMAMQSMIRAMDLLNIAYGNPSNNEKAELISSIDFESVTTFESPYVEAIKGLWADSGIQECYDRRREYQLTDSAKYYLSDLARIEAADYLPTEQDILRARQPTTGIIEYPFDLDGIIFRMVDVGGQRSERRKWIHCFENVTSIIFLVALSEYDQILFESENENRMEESKALFKTIITYPWFQHSSVILFLNKKDLLEEKIMYSHLVDYFPEYDGPKCDAPPALDFILQKYLRENPDPERSCYSHFTTATDTENIKLVFCAVKDTIMQAALKEFNLA, encoded by the exons ATGGAGTGTTGCATGTCAGAAGAGGCCAAGGAACAGAAAAGAATCAACCAGGAAATAGAGCGGCAAATCCGCAAGGACAAGCGGGATGCACGGAGAGAACTCAAGCTTCTTCTACTCG GCACGGGAGAGTCGGGCAAGTCGACGTTCATCAAGCAGATGAGAATCATCCACGGCTCCGGCTACAGCGAAGATGACAAGCGGGGTTTCATCAAGCTCGTCTACCAGAACATCTTTATGGCCATGCAGAGTATGATACGCGCTATGGATCTACTCAATATAGCGTATGGGAATCCGTCCAATAAT GAAAAGGCGGAGCTGATATCATCGATCGACTTCGAGAGCGTGACGACGTTCGAGAGTCCGTACGTGGAGGCCATCAAGGGGCTGTGGGCGGATTCCGGCATCCAGGAGTGCTACGACCGCCGGCGGGAGTACCAGCTCACCGACTCGGCTAAATA TTACTTAAGCGATCTGGCGCGTATTGAAGCGGCGGACTACCTGCCTACCGAGCAGGATATCCTGCGAGCTCGACAGCCGACTACGGGCATCATCGAGTACCCGTTCGATCTGGACGGCATCATTTTCAG gATGGTGGACGTCGGAGGGCAGAGGTCCGAAAGAAGGAAGTGGATCCACTGTTTCGAAAATGTCACATCCATCATATTCTTAGTAGCGCTTAGTGAATATGATCAAATTTTATTCGAGTCAGAAAATGAG AACCGGATGGAAGAGTCGAAGGCACTGTTCAAGACGATCATCACATACCCCTGGTTCCAGCATTCTTCTGTTATTTTGTTCCTAAACAAGAAGGATCTTTTGGAAGAAAAGATCATGTATTCACATCTGGTCGACTATTTTCCGGAGTATGATG GTCCAAAGTGCGACGCGCCACCCGCGCTCGATTTCATCTTACAGAAATACTTGAGAGAGAATCCTGATCCGGAGAGATCTTGCTATTCTCATTTCACGACTGCCACAG ACACTGAAAACATTAAGCTTGTATTCTGTGCCGTCAAGGacacgataatgcaagctgCCCTGAAGGAGTTCAACTTAGCCTAA
- the LOC105389225 gene encoding G protein alpha q subunit isoform X2 — MECCMSEEAKEQKRINQEIERQIRKDKRDARRELKLLLLGTGESGKSTFIKQMRIIHGSGYSEDDKRGFIKLVYQNIFMAMQSMIRAMDLLNIAYGNPSNNEKAELISSIDFESVTTFESPYVEAIKGLWADSGIQECYDRRREYQLTDSAKYYLQEIDRVAAPNYLPTEQDILRVRVPTTGIIEYPFDLEEIRFRMVDVGGQRSERRKWIHCFENVTSIIFLVALSEYDQILFESENENRMEESKALFKTIITYPWFQHSSVILFLNKKDLLEEKIMYSHLVDYFPEYDGPKCDAPPALDFILQKYLRENPDPERSCYSHFTTATDTENIKLVFCAVKDTIMQAALKEFNLA; from the exons ATGGAGTGTTGCATGTCAGAAGAGGCCAAGGAACAGAAAAGAATCAACCAGGAAATAGAGCGGCAAATCCGCAAGGACAAGCGGGATGCACGGAGAGAACTCAAGCTTCTTCTACTCG GCACGGGAGAGTCGGGCAAGTCGACGTTCATCAAGCAGATGAGAATCATCCACGGCTCCGGCTACAGCGAAGATGACAAGCGGGGTTTCATCAAGCTCGTCTACCAGAACATCTTTATGGCCATGCAGAGTATGATACGCGCTATGGATCTACTCAATATAGCGTATGGGAATCCGTCCAATAAT GAAAAGGCGGAGCTGATATCATCGATCGACTTCGAGAGCGTGACGACGTTCGAGAGTCCGTACGTGGAGGCCATCAAGGGGCTGTGGGCGGATTCCGGCATCCAGGAGTGCTACGACCGCCGGCGGGAGTACCAGCTCACCGACTCGGCTAAATA TTACTTGCAGGAAATAGACCGCGTGGCCGCGCCGAACTATCTGCCGACCGAACAGGACATTCTCCGTGTGAGAGTGCCCACCACCGGCATCATAGAATACCCCTTCGATCTGGAGGAAATCCGATTTAG gATGGTGGACGTCGGAGGGCAGAGGTCCGAAAGAAGGAAGTGGATCCACTGTTTCGAAAATGTCACATCCATCATATTCTTAGTAGCGCTTAGTGAATATGATCAAATTTTATTCGAGTCAGAAAATGAG AACCGGATGGAAGAGTCGAAGGCACTGTTCAAGACGATCATCACATACCCCTGGTTCCAGCATTCTTCTGTTATTTTGTTCCTAAACAAGAAGGATCTTTTGGAAGAAAAGATCATGTATTCACATCTGGTCGACTATTTTCCGGAGTATGATG GTCCAAAGTGCGACGCGCCACCCGCGCTCGATTTCATCTTACAGAAATACTTGAGAGAGAATCCTGATCCGGAGAGATCTTGCTATTCTCATTTCACGACTGCCACAG ACACTGAAAACATTAAGCTTGTATTCTGTGCCGTCAAGGacacgataatgcaagctgCCCTGAAGGAGTTCAACTTAGCCTAA
- the LOC105389225 gene encoding guanine nucleotide-binding protein G(q) subunit alpha isoform X5: MECCMSEEAKEQKRINQEIERQIRKDKRDARRELKLLLLGTGESGKSTFIKQMRIIHGSGYSEDDKRGFIKLVYQNIFMAMQSMIRAMDLLNIAYGNPSNNEKAELISSIDFESVTTFESPYVEAIKGLWADSGIQECYDRRREYQLTDSAKYYLQEIDRVAAPNYLPTEQDILRVRVPTTGIIEYPFDLEEIRFSYLSDLARIEAADYLPTEQDILRARQPTTGIIEYPFDLDGIIFRMVDVGGQRSERRKWIHCFENVTSIIFLVALSEYDQILFESENENRMEESKALFKTIITYPWFQHSSVILFLNKKDLLEEKIMYSHLVDYFPEYDGPQRDANTAREFILRMFVDLNPDAEKIIYSHFTCATDTENIKLVFCAVKDTIMQAALKEFNLA, translated from the exons ATGGAGTGTTGCATGTCAGAAGAGGCCAAGGAACAGAAAAGAATCAACCAGGAAATAGAGCGGCAAATCCGCAAGGACAAGCGGGATGCACGGAGAGAACTCAAGCTTCTTCTACTCG GCACGGGAGAGTCGGGCAAGTCGACGTTCATCAAGCAGATGAGAATCATCCACGGCTCCGGCTACAGCGAAGATGACAAGCGGGGTTTCATCAAGCTCGTCTACCAGAACATCTTTATGGCCATGCAGAGTATGATACGCGCTATGGATCTACTCAATATAGCGTATGGGAATCCGTCCAATAAT GAAAAGGCGGAGCTGATATCATCGATCGACTTCGAGAGCGTGACGACGTTCGAGAGTCCGTACGTGGAGGCCATCAAGGGGCTGTGGGCGGATTCCGGCATCCAGGAGTGCTACGACCGCCGGCGGGAGTACCAGCTCACCGACTCGGCTAAATA TTACTTGCAGGAAATAGACCGCGTGGCCGCGCCGAACTATCTGCCGACCGAACAGGACATTCTCCGTGTGAGAGTGCCCACCACCGGCATCATAGAATACCCCTTCGATCTGGAGGAAATCCGATTTAG TTACTTAAGCGATCTGGCGCGTATTGAAGCGGCGGACTACCTGCCTACCGAGCAGGATATCCTGCGAGCTCGACAGCCGACTACGGGCATCATCGAGTACCCGTTCGATCTGGACGGCATCATTTTCAG gATGGTGGACGTCGGAGGGCAGAGGTCCGAAAGAAGGAAGTGGATCCACTGTTTCGAAAATGTCACATCCATCATATTCTTAGTAGCGCTTAGTGAATATGATCAAATTTTATTCGAGTCAGAAAATGAG AACCGGATGGAAGAGTCGAAGGCACTGTTCAAGACGATCATCACATACCCCTGGTTCCAGCATTCTTCTGTTATTTTGTTCCTAAACAAGAAGGATCTTTTGGAAGAAAAGATCATGTATTCACATCTGGTCGACTATTTTCCGGAGTATGATG GTCCGCAGCGCGACGCGAACACAGCGCGTGAGTTCATACTGCGGATGTTCGTCGACCTCAACCCCGACGCCGAGAAGATCATCTACTCGCATTTCACTTGCGCGACAG ACACTGAAAACATTAAGCTTGTATTCTGTGCCGTCAAGGacacgataatgcaagctgCCCTGAAGGAGTTCAACTTAGCCTAA
- the LOC105389226 gene encoding fatty-acid amide hydrolase 2-B isoform X1 yields MFAKSLLHSVSSIVDYPLRVITRTILLLICDYIYHSFVVSELLVYWYQSVYPPYLAKPISVVQDVVATIVGFQFSIIAIQTAMLNGFMRWLLRFLVSTVAIVARPLTFVLTIRRTKKCPPPANQLLMKSATTLSLMIRSKQVTSEEVVTAYIERCKEVNPYLNAIVEPRYEVALREARSIDKMIASTDRTAEDLGKEYPLLGVPMTVKESIAVEGMSNDCGTVKPYRNPAKKDAAIVRLARAAGAIPIAVTNTPQLCMNWETYNNVTGLTKNPYDQKRTAGGSSGGEAALISSAASIMGVGSDIAGSLRLPPMYTGIFGHKPTPRLLSVEGHVPDCLDPEFEEYFALGPLTRYAEDLTLLLKVLRQDNGPDVPLDAPVDVSKLKFYYMEGDGSNVTNKIGPDVKKAMDKAREYMKATHNIEVKELKIKNMQHMWEISVRVLMNIRHVQNIYTDPEKRDQWVSVWPELMKKMVGLSDHNFTCVVYGPLQKFFDSLPKSYYTELLAIFEEIKKEIHSILGDDGILLYPSYPKVADLHYRVFYSFLNCGYLTIFNALGLPVTACPLGLTDKGLPVGIQIAANKCNDHLTIAVAKEFEKAFGGWVPPNKDVVSV; encoded by the exons ATGTTTGCGAAGTCTCTTTTGCATAGTGTGAGTTCGATCGTGGATTACCCACTACGGGTCATTACGCGGACGATTCTGCTGCTAATATGTGATTACATTTACCATAGCTTTGTTGTGTCTGAACTGTTGGTTTATTGGTATCAGTCTGTGTATCCCCCTTACTTGGCTAAGCCAATATCAGTGGTGCAGGATGTCGTGGCTACTATCGTTGGATTTCAGTTCAGTATTATCGCTATCCAG ACCGCCATGCTGAACGGCTTCATGCGATGGCTGCTGCGGTTCCTGGTGTCCACGGTGGCCATCGTGGCGAGGCCATTGACCTTCGTGCTGACCATCCGGAGGACCAAGAAGTGCCCGCCTCCAGCCAACCAGCTGCTCATGAAGTCTGCCACTACGCTGTCGCTGATGATACGTAGCAAACAG GTAACATCAGAAGAGGTAGTGACAGCCTACATCGAAAGATGCAAAGAAGTAAATCCATACCTGAACGCAATAGTGGAACCTCGATACGAGGTGGCCCTGCGAGAAGCCAGGAGTATAGACAAGATGATCGCGTCTACGGATAGAACTGCCGAGGATCTGGGCAAAGAATACCCGCTGCTTGGAGTTCCCATGACCGTGAAAGAGAGTATTGCTGTTGAAG GCATGAGCAACGACTGTGGAACTGTAAAACCCTACAGGAACCCTGCTAAGAAGGACGCAGCTATAGTCCGGTTGGCGCGGGCAGCCGGGGCCATACCCATAGCCGTGACCAACACTCCGCAGCTTTGTATGAACTGGGAGACGTATAACAATGTGACGGGGCTGACGAAGAATCCGTATGACCAGAAGCGGACGGCAGGAGGGTCCTCGGGTGGGGAG GCAGCCCTCATATCGTCAGCAGCGTCCATAATGGGAGTGGGATCCGACATCGCGGGCTCGCTGCGCCTGCCCCCCATGTACACCGGCATCTTCGGACACAAACCCACGCCGAGACTGCTGTCTGTTGAAG GCCACGTCCCCGACTGCCTGGACCCCGAGTTCGAGGAGTACTTCGCGCTGGGCCCACTCACGCGCTACGCCGAAGACCTGACGCTGCTGCTGAAGGTGCTGCGGCAGGACAACGGGCCTGACGTGCCGCTGGATGCGCCT GTGGATGTGAGCAAGCTGAAGTTCTACTACATGGAAGGAGACGGCAGTAACGTAACGAACAAAATTGGGCCCGATGTGAAGAAAGCGATGGACAAAGCTCGGGAATACATGAAAGCTACGCACAATATTGAAGTGAAAGAG CTGAAAATCAAAAACATGCAGCACATGTGGGAAATAAGCGTCCGTGTCCTCATGAACATACGCCACGTCCAGAACATCTACACAGACCCCGAGAAGCGGGACCAGTGGGTGTCGGTGTGGCCCGAGCTGATGAAGAAGATGGTGGGTCTCTCGGACCACAACTTCACGTGTGTGGTCTACGGGCCGCTGCAGAAGTTCTTTGATTCGCTGCCGAAGAGCTATTACACGGAATTGTTAGCCATCTTTGAGGAGATTAAGAAGGAGATTCAT AGTATTCTCGGAGACGACGGCATCCTACTCTACCCGTCCTACCCAAAGGTGGCAGATCTGCACTACAGGGTGTTCTACAGTTTCCTCAACTGCGGGTACCTGACTATCTTCAACGCCCTAGGTCTCCCGGTGACAGCCTGCCCGCTAGGTCTCACTGACAAAGGTCTACCGGTGGGCATCCAGATAGCTGCCAACAAATGCAACGATCATCTAACTATTGCTGTGGCCAAAGAGTTTGAGAAAGCTTTCGGTGGATGGGTTCCTCCGAATAAGGATGTTGTTTCAGTATGA
- the LOC105389226 gene encoding fatty-acid amide hydrolase 2-B isoform X2, protein MLNGFMRWLLRFLVSTVAIVARPLTFVLTIRRTKKCPPPANQLLMKSATTLSLMIRSKQVTSEEVVTAYIERCKEVNPYLNAIVEPRYEVALREARSIDKMIASTDRTAEDLGKEYPLLGVPMTVKESIAVEGMSNDCGTVKPYRNPAKKDAAIVRLARAAGAIPIAVTNTPQLCMNWETYNNVTGLTKNPYDQKRTAGGSSGGEAALISSAASIMGVGSDIAGSLRLPPMYTGIFGHKPTPRLLSVEGHVPDCLDPEFEEYFALGPLTRYAEDLTLLLKVLRQDNGPDVPLDAPVDVSKLKFYYMEGDGSNVTNKIGPDVKKAMDKAREYMKATHNIEVKELKIKNMQHMWEISVRVLMNIRHVQNIYTDPEKRDQWVSVWPELMKKMVGLSDHNFTCVVYGPLQKFFDSLPKSYYTELLAIFEEIKKEIHSILGDDGILLYPSYPKVADLHYRVFYSFLNCGYLTIFNALGLPVTACPLGLTDKGLPVGIQIAANKCNDHLTIAVAKEFEKAFGGWVPPNKDVVSV, encoded by the exons ATGCTGAACGGCTTCATGCGATGGCTGCTGCGGTTCCTGGTGTCCACGGTGGCCATCGTGGCGAGGCCATTGACCTTCGTGCTGACCATCCGGAGGACCAAGAAGTGCCCGCCTCCAGCCAACCAGCTGCTCATGAAGTCTGCCACTACGCTGTCGCTGATGATACGTAGCAAACAG GTAACATCAGAAGAGGTAGTGACAGCCTACATCGAAAGATGCAAAGAAGTAAATCCATACCTGAACGCAATAGTGGAACCTCGATACGAGGTGGCCCTGCGAGAAGCCAGGAGTATAGACAAGATGATCGCGTCTACGGATAGAACTGCCGAGGATCTGGGCAAAGAATACCCGCTGCTTGGAGTTCCCATGACCGTGAAAGAGAGTATTGCTGTTGAAG GCATGAGCAACGACTGTGGAACTGTAAAACCCTACAGGAACCCTGCTAAGAAGGACGCAGCTATAGTCCGGTTGGCGCGGGCAGCCGGGGCCATACCCATAGCCGTGACCAACACTCCGCAGCTTTGTATGAACTGGGAGACGTATAACAATGTGACGGGGCTGACGAAGAATCCGTATGACCAGAAGCGGACGGCAGGAGGGTCCTCGGGTGGGGAG GCAGCCCTCATATCGTCAGCAGCGTCCATAATGGGAGTGGGATCCGACATCGCGGGCTCGCTGCGCCTGCCCCCCATGTACACCGGCATCTTCGGACACAAACCCACGCCGAGACTGCTGTCTGTTGAAG GCCACGTCCCCGACTGCCTGGACCCCGAGTTCGAGGAGTACTTCGCGCTGGGCCCACTCACGCGCTACGCCGAAGACCTGACGCTGCTGCTGAAGGTGCTGCGGCAGGACAACGGGCCTGACGTGCCGCTGGATGCGCCT GTGGATGTGAGCAAGCTGAAGTTCTACTACATGGAAGGAGACGGCAGTAACGTAACGAACAAAATTGGGCCCGATGTGAAGAAAGCGATGGACAAAGCTCGGGAATACATGAAAGCTACGCACAATATTGAAGTGAAAGAG CTGAAAATCAAAAACATGCAGCACATGTGGGAAATAAGCGTCCGTGTCCTCATGAACATACGCCACGTCCAGAACATCTACACAGACCCCGAGAAGCGGGACCAGTGGGTGTCGGTGTGGCCCGAGCTGATGAAGAAGATGGTGGGTCTCTCGGACCACAACTTCACGTGTGTGGTCTACGGGCCGCTGCAGAAGTTCTTTGATTCGCTGCCGAAGAGCTATTACACGGAATTGTTAGCCATCTTTGAGGAGATTAAGAAGGAGATTCAT AGTATTCTCGGAGACGACGGCATCCTACTCTACCCGTCCTACCCAAAGGTGGCAGATCTGCACTACAGGGTGTTCTACAGTTTCCTCAACTGCGGGTACCTGACTATCTTCAACGCCCTAGGTCTCCCGGTGACAGCCTGCCCGCTAGGTCTCACTGACAAAGGTCTACCGGTGGGCATCCAGATAGCTGCCAACAAATGCAACGATCATCTAACTATTGCTGTGGCCAAAGAGTTTGAGAAAGCTTTCGGTGGATGGGTTCCTCCGAATAAGGATGTTGTTTCAGTATGA